Proteins encoded together in one Candidatus Nitrosocaldus cavascurensis window:
- a CDS encoding universal stress protein — translation MRKILVAIDGSEQSFKAARYAIDMIKRIGSDASIILLHVVSIPQFPHHLGSLDEYYMKITREVDDWFNTISSWDESKGINISRKVIHSHTSIVEAIVEYAEEEGVDLIVIGTRGRSRFIRALLGSVAQGVVTYARCPVLVVR, via the coding sequence ATGAGGAAGATACTTGTGGCAATAGATGGCTCGGAGCAGTCATTCAAGGCTGCCAGATATGCTATAGATATGATTAAGAGGATAGGTAGCGATGCATCTATCATACTACTTCACGTTGTAAGCATTCCTCAATTCCCCCACCATCTAGGCTCACTGGATGAGTACTACATGAAGATAACAAGGGAGGTGGATGATTGGTTCAACACAATATCGAGTTGGGATGAGAGCAAGGGTATAAATATAAGTAGGAAGGTTATCCATAGCCATACATCTATAGTAGAGGCTATAGTTGAGTATGCAGAGGAGGAGGGTGTTGATCTGATAGTTATAGGTACAAGGGGTAGATCTAGGTTCATTAGAGCACTACTAGGTAGTGTTGCTCAGGGTGTTGTCACATACGCTAGATGTCCAGTACTCGTTGTTAGATGA
- a CDS encoding sodium-dependent transporter — protein sequence MERVGRERETWGSYTGFILTTIGSAVGIGSIWRFPYMVSTNGGASFLLVYIIVLFTFGLAFMVLEFALGMRYRTSIVSALSMIRHRFRFIGLFMIGVTVAVLSYYMVVLGWILAYLVMSILNRYQGFEEFIDTWYPLASYLAVVAINYTIVRSGLRAGVERFNKYGVIMLFAMLIPLALIGLSMDGDGLGLKYYTEPESNRLLDPHVWSSAIGQAFFSLSIGLGVLVTYASYVREQKQGVVVTSLIIVCSVLVVAFLSGLMVFTMVFANGLDDVQGTALVFIAMPKIIAGMEYGYLLGIMFFLLLFIAGITSSISMLQIPVSALEDTFKFSKARATMVITMLSLALGIPSALSYSPVHLSISSMPALDVFDWIFGTIALAVSATLMAVAVAWFMNRDEIMEQVNMNSRIRIPSRMLDLVRILLPAMIIATLLKILVFS from the coding sequence ATGGAGAGGGTAGGAAGGGAAAGGGAGACATGGGGCTCTTACACAGGATTCATACTAACTACCATAGGCTCTGCAGTTGGTATAGGTAGCATATGGCGCTTCCCCTACATGGTAAGTACAAATGGAGGAGCATCCTTCCTGCTAGTATACATAATAGTGCTCTTCACATTTGGTCTAGCATTCATGGTACTTGAGTTTGCACTAGGCATGCGTTACAGAACATCCATAGTCTCAGCACTATCCATGATAAGGCATAGGTTCAGGTTCATAGGCTTATTCATGATAGGTGTTACAGTTGCAGTACTAAGTTACTACATGGTTGTGCTTGGATGGATACTTGCATACCTTGTAATGAGTATCCTCAACAGATATCAAGGGTTTGAGGAGTTCATAGATACATGGTACCCTTTAGCATCTTATCTAGCAGTAGTTGCTATCAACTATACCATAGTTAGGAGTGGGTTGAGGGCTGGTGTTGAGAGGTTCAACAAGTATGGTGTGATAATGCTCTTTGCAATGCTCATACCTCTAGCACTCATAGGCTTAAGCATGGATGGGGATGGTCTAGGGCTAAAGTACTACACTGAGCCAGAGAGCAATAGACTGTTAGATCCTCACGTATGGTCATCTGCCATAGGACAAGCATTCTTCTCCCTCTCTATAGGGCTTGGTGTGCTTGTAACATATGCAAGTTATGTTAGGGAGCAGAAGCAAGGTGTAGTTGTAACATCCCTAATCATAGTATGCTCTGTACTTGTAGTAGCATTCCTCTCTGGTCTAATGGTATTCACAATGGTCTTTGCAAATGGGCTTGATGATGTTCAGGGCACAGCACTTGTATTCATAGCAATGCCTAAGATAATAGCAGGGATGGAGTATGGCTACCTGCTGGGCATAATGTTCTTCCTCCTCTTATTCATAGCAGGGATAACCTCATCCATATCCATGCTACAAATCCCTGTATCTGCACTTGAGGATACCTTCAAGTTCAGTAAGGCTAGAGCAACAATGGTCATAACAATGCTCTCCCTAGCATTGGGTATACCATCAGCGTTGAGTTACAGTCCAGTGCATCTAAGCATCTCTAGCATGCCAGCGCTTGATGTATTTGATTGGATCTTTGGTACTATAGCATTAGCAGTATCTGCTACACTCATGGCAGTAGCAGTAGCATGGTTCATGAACAGGGATGAGATAATGGAGCAGGTTAACATGAATTCAAGGATAAGGATACCCTCAAGGATGCTTGATCTTGTAAGGATACTCTTACCTGCTATGATAATAGCAACACTACTGAAGATACTTGTATTCTCTTGA
- a CDS encoding adenylate/guanylate cyclase domain-containing protein encodes MTSSDIPMPVRSEAIANIKARVMRTVRLGPQIEAPFKLSERFLRRHINERLRMAVLIADIAESTRLSLELPSKILATIIQVFSQEMALLVIGHGGYVLKYVGDAVLSFFPAEYNPTAACTTAVKCAVSMMSIVNDALNPALTEMGYPSIYTKIGIDFGQNLIMIYGKSNEESYVDIIGPAVSMASKITSIAGARQLIVGQDAYAMLEQDMQSRFVEFSVNTYRWGFIDPVTRDPYKLYLYSPY; translated from the coding sequence TTGACAAGTTCAGATATCCCTATGCCAGTTAGGAGTGAAGCAATAGCAAACATAAAGGCTAGAGTGATGCGTACAGTAAGGTTGGGACCTCAGATAGAGGCACCATTCAAGTTGTCAGAGCGCTTCCTAAGGAGGCATATAAATGAGAGGCTAAGGATGGCTGTGCTAATAGCAGATATAGCAGAGTCAACTAGGCTGAGCCTTGAACTCCCAAGCAAGATCCTTGCAACTATAATACAGGTATTCTCGCAGGAGATGGCCCTACTGGTTATAGGTCATGGAGGATATGTACTCAAGTATGTAGGGGATGCTGTACTCTCATTCTTCCCTGCTGAGTATAATCCAACAGCAGCATGCACTACAGCAGTGAAGTGTGCAGTAAGCATGATGAGCATAGTTAATGATGCTTTAAACCCAGCACTAACAGAGATGGGTTATCCAAGCATATACACTAAGATAGGTATAGACTTTGGACAGAACCTCATCATGATATATGGGAAGAGTAATGAGGAGTCTTATGTTGATATAATTGGTCCTGCTGTAAGCATGGCATCAAAGATAACATCTATTGCAGGAGCAAGGCAGTTGATAGTTGGGCAGGATGCTTATGCTATGCTTGAGCAGGATATGCAGAGTAGGTTTGTGGAGTTCAGTGTTAACACGTACAGATGGGGCTTCATAGATCCTGTAACTAGAGACCCATACAAGTTATACCTATACTCTCCTTATTAG
- a CDS encoding GTPase, with product MRIARWEQIRRMIDSSDGVDIVVEVIDAREPEYTRSRMLEEYVLKNGKALIIALNKSDLVPEYVARGWASRLSSEGLRCVCTSSKSLDGIDTLKRLMLKYARRGGAEYHKGMVYTRTMIQIPRRIAKERGRISIAMVVGYPKTGKSSIVNALRRRYGASTSPVPGSPGYTRGMQIFKIASYLYMYDTPGMLPIDLEHVDPVAYAVRCSAPEELRDPVEPALRLIERILANNPDAIRDAYGLSITDPYKVLEHIARKRGWFYKSDKEPLVEEAARAVIRDYHEARLNFYIPPPP from the coding sequence ATGAGGATAGCAAGATGGGAGCAGATCAGAAGGATGATAGATAGTAGTGATGGGGTAGATATAGTTGTAGAGGTTATAGATGCTAGGGAGCCAGAGTACACAAGGAGCAGGATGCTGGAGGAGTATGTGCTCAAGAATGGCAAAGCCTTAATCATAGCATTAAACAAGTCAGATCTGGTACCAGAGTATGTTGCTAGAGGATGGGCTAGCAGGTTATCATCTGAAGGGTTGAGATGCGTATGTACATCAAGCAAGAGTCTAGATGGTATAGATACTCTAAAGAGGTTGATGCTTAAATATGCAAGGAGAGGAGGTGCAGAATATCATAAAGGGATGGTCTATACTAGAACCATGATACAGATACCAAGGAGGATAGCAAAGGAGAGGGGTAGGATAAGCATAGCCATGGTTGTAGGGTATCCAAAGACTGGCAAATCATCCATAGTAAATGCGTTAAGGAGAAGGTATGGTGCAAGTACAAGCCCAGTACCAGGGAGCCCAGGATATACAAGGGGCATGCAGATCTTCAAGATAGCAAGTTATCTCTACATGTACGATACCCCTGGGATGCTACCCATAGACCTTGAGCATGTGGACCCTGTTGCATATGCTGTTAGATGTAGTGCACCAGAGGAGTTGAGAGATCCAGTTGAGCCAGCATTAAGGCTAATAGAGAGGATCCTTGCAAATAACCCAGATGCTATAAGGGATGCTTACGGTTTAAGCATAACAGACCCATACAAGGTGTTGGAGCATATAGCAAGGAAGAGAGGATGGTTCTACAAGAGCGATAAAGAGCCCTTAGTTGAAGAAGCAGCAAGGGCAGTTATAAGGGATTACCATGAAGCAAGGTTGAACTTCTACATACCCCCACCGCCATAA
- a CDS encoding DUF367 family protein, with protein MLDVWSVTALGMIVQVQGYMGGVDVETVGMRGAAASNMHKHEPSLLVYMLSDDDPSKCSANKLLRFNMVKRVNRVPYRTILLDPYSNIPLLNSDGDECTSITLIDCSWVNARRVFARIKVLKRRRLPLLLAANPINYAKVAKLSSVEALAAACYILGYQHLAYELLAKFKWGSTFITLNHELLEEYSRAGSIEDVVRIEHEYSLTEVLDRIDLIGM; from the coding sequence TTGTTAGATGTATGGAGTGTAACTGCTCTAGGGATGATTGTACAAGTGCAAGGCTACATGGGAGGAGTAGATGTAGAAACTGTAGGTATGAGAGGTGCTGCTGCATCCAATATGCATAAGCATGAGCCATCTCTACTCGTTTATATGCTAAGTGATGATGATCCTAGCAAGTGTAGTGCAAACAAACTTCTAAGGTTCAATATGGTCAAGAGGGTAAACAGGGTACCATACAGAACCATACTGCTAGATCCATACTCAAACATACCATTGCTTAACAGCGATGGGGATGAGTGCACATCGATAACCCTTATTGACTGCTCATGGGTGAATGCTCGTAGGGTATTTGCAAGGATTAAGGTATTAAAGAGGAGGAGGCTGCCTCTCCTACTTGCTGCAAACCCTATCAACTATGCAAAGGTAGCAAAGTTAAGCAGTGTAGAGGCTCTAGCAGCAGCATGCTACATCCTTGGATACCAGCATCTAGCATATGAACTGTTAGCAAAGTTCAAGTGGGGTAGCACGTTCATAACGCTCAACCATGAACTCCTTGAGGAGTATAGCAGGGCTGGGAGCATAGAAGATGTTGTTAGGATAGAGCATGAGTACTCTCTTACAGAAGTATTGGATAGGATAGACTTGATTGGTATGTAA
- a CDS encoding aspartate aminotransferase family protein, whose translation MQEQQADELMSKYIKHYEAKTGRSRQLFMHASSLLPSGTSHNIRYFEPYPFFARMASGKYIYDVDGNAYTDYWMGHWSLILGHAPKVVVDVLRERVVEGTIFGTVNEHALRLAEIINRLMPRAEMLRFVSTGSEATMYAVRLARAYTGKRIVAKIEGGWHGFNTDLMHSVNYPFDEPEGKGMLEEEMRYLVALPFNDVESSISILNKVKDDLACIIVEPLLGGAGCIPADKEYLHVLQEYARKSSALFILDEIVTGFRLSLHGAQQIYSLEPDLFTLGKIAGGGLPIGVVCGLKEVMNLADVRGKGKWDRVSIGGGTYSENPLSMSAGAAVLEYLASNRDIYERLEMLGDEVRRGIDRVMVDHGIRVKSTGMGSLFLTHFLKDGVEDVRSARDAVQCDLRMQRLYHFALLSMYDIFFLPNKLGAISIEHDSIDIRRLVDASERIASDMASM comes from the coding sequence GTGCAGGAGCAGCAAGCAGATGAGTTGATGAGCAAGTACATAAAGCATTATGAGGCTAAGACTGGTAGATCAAGGCAACTCTTCATGCATGCATCATCCCTGCTCCCATCTGGCACTAGCCACAATATAAGGTACTTTGAGCCCTATCCTTTCTTTGCTAGGATGGCATCTGGCAAGTACATATATGATGTTGATGGCAATGCTTACACAGACTACTGGATGGGGCACTGGAGCCTCATACTTGGGCATGCACCAAAGGTTGTTGTTGATGTATTGAGGGAGAGGGTTGTAGAGGGTACCATATTTGGTACTGTTAATGAGCATGCACTAAGGCTTGCAGAGATCATAAACAGGCTCATGCCAAGGGCAGAGATGCTAAGATTCGTAAGTACAGGATCTGAGGCAACAATGTATGCTGTTAGGCTAGCAAGGGCATATACAGGAAAGAGGATAGTAGCAAAGATAGAGGGAGGATGGCATGGCTTTAATACAGATCTGATGCACTCTGTTAACTACCCATTCGATGAGCCTGAGGGTAAAGGAATGCTTGAGGAGGAGATGAGGTATTTAGTTGCACTCCCATTCAACGATGTAGAGTCATCAATAAGCATACTAAACAAGGTTAAGGATGATCTAGCCTGTATAATAGTTGAACCATTGCTTGGAGGGGCAGGATGCATCCCTGCTGATAAGGAGTATCTTCATGTACTTCAAGAGTATGCAAGGAAGAGTAGTGCACTATTCATCTTGGATGAGATAGTAACAGGGTTCAGGCTATCACTGCATGGGGCACAACAGATCTACTCCCTAGAGCCAGATCTATTCACCCTTGGCAAGATAGCAGGGGGAGGGCTTCCTATAGGAGTTGTATGTGGACTCAAGGAGGTTATGAACCTTGCAGATGTTAGAGGTAAGGGGAAGTGGGATAGGGTAAGTATTGGAGGAGGCACGTATTCAGAGAACCCATTGAGCATGTCTGCAGGTGCTGCTGTACTTGAGTATCTAGCAAGTAATAGAGATATCTATGAGAGGCTGGAGATGCTTGGGGATGAGGTTAGAAGGGGTATAGATAGGGTAATGGTAGATCATGGTATAAGGGTTAAGAGCACTGGTATGGGCTCACTCTTCCTAACACACTTCCTTAAGGATGGGGTTGAGGATGTTAGGAGTGCAAGGGATGCTGTTCAATGTGATCTTAGAATGCAGAGGCTCTACCACTTTGCACTCTTGAGCATGTATGATATCTTCTTCCTACCAAACAAACTTGGGGCAATAAGTATTGAGCATGATAGCATAGATATAAGGAGGCTTGTGGATGCAAGTGAGAGGATAGCAAGTGATATGGCAAGTATGTAG
- a CDS encoding cyclic nucleotide-binding/CBS domain-containing protein has translation MSMLMKRVTEIMSEGPVDVVEKGLNVFYAANVMRERARGSLVVVDDGKPVGIVTERDIVRRVVAEGRSPSATKVGDIMSTPLISVGPEATVAAAVRIMYENGIRRLPVVENDRVVGMLTVTDLARAMYREREKRDEILAAMARFRELEELAKK, from the coding sequence ATGAGCATGTTGATGAAGAGGGTAACTGAGATAATGAGCGAAGGCCCTGTGGATGTTGTTGAGAAGGGGCTTAATGTATTCTATGCAGCAAATGTTATGAGGGAGAGGGCAAGAGGGAGCCTTGTTGTTGTGGATGATGGGAAGCCAGTAGGTATAGTAACAGAGAGAGATATAGTAAGGAGGGTTGTTGCTGAGGGAAGGAGTCCAAGTGCAACAAAGGTTGGGGATATAATGTCTACTCCATTGATAAGCGTTGGGCCAGAGGCTACAGTTGCTGCTGCAGTAAGGATAATGTACGAGAATGGAATAAGAAGATTGCCAGTTGTAGAGAATGATAGAGTTGTAGGGATGCTTACAGTAACTGACCTTGCTAGAGCAATGTATAGGGAGAGGGAGAAGAGGGATGAGATACTTGCTGCAATGGCAAGGTTCAGAGAGTTAGAAGAACTAGCAAAGAAATGA
- a CDS encoding cyclic nucleotide-binding/CBS domain-containing protein, translating into MSIASISVKDVMSKNVKKINMHASVKDAMMLMTSSWISSVVVINSNDEPVGIFTEKDAIRVITWNENALNARLYTVMSSPVVTVESTTSLENALNIMVERGINHLPVVHEGEMVGMITSRDIVRFVTKNRLLAPEVITEGRVEMGRVHDISKYMKDLGIISKVNI; encoded by the coding sequence ATGTCAATTGCATCCATATCTGTTAAGGATGTAATGAGTAAGAATGTGAAGAAGATAAACATGCATGCAAGTGTAAAGGATGCGATGATGCTAATGACATCATCATGGATAAGTAGTGTTGTAGTTATAAACAGCAACGATGAGCCTGTAGGTATATTCACTGAGAAGGATGCTATAAGGGTAATAACATGGAATGAGAATGCGTTGAATGCTAGGCTATATACGGTAATGAGTTCGCCAGTGGTAACTGTAGAAAGCACAACCTCGCTTGAGAATGCACTGAATATCATGGTTGAGAGAGGTATAAATCATCTACCAGTTGTACATGAAGGTGAGATGGTTGGAATGATAACAAGCAGGGATATTGTAAGGTTCGTAACGAAGAACAGGTTACTTGCGCCAGAGGTAATAACCGAGGGCAGGGTTGAGATGGGTAGGGTTCATGATATAAGCAAGTATATGAAGGACCTTGGAATAATCAGCAAGGTTAACATATAG